Proteins from a single region of Argopecten irradians isolate NY chromosome 7, Ai_NY, whole genome shotgun sequence:
- the LOC138328204 gene encoding myb-like protein X isoform X2 encodes MDITQPQGSKSPKQRKNQQGKTSQSSNPTGIAAVKQPRTSAAKPEEQTDCIPDTPQSQPSECAKEDVKSKGKSNDVKETTPPGEPSTNKADSMAPSTGSRKPSTETEDLKDFGKSILEALNLLGEKDAEQANEEYQKLIQQQKRIFAEISREAINHWEKNNDSKTKECPDAYLQEDSNPLAKSLKEVYKKDKNKALQAMAEHRRIKSLLETFGVRRKHVTQVDVSKQQTNPTEQKDTNQLKGHNGDGNGKESATTDDKSSTNESDKTSNDGQRGDKPHSGIITPDGYTLISCKELETMRYELQNQRESIEELTSRLSAIASNRLKEGNPNIADLSDKNRPTKLGECFASLYDDEWSEALEEIGEKDTDDDDEEDLKSIQKLLDVVKLAYKFCGDEATAQLHKIANGMKDAVSLAPSVNNNTTQDKKSNPPTGNKTEIKTAKTEPKTGAGSPSPNRTAGSPNNSTNLQATGKAVKPLNKAVDGKPGQQGKPSDVQKTKVSGAAPESTRSPTPTGTKDAGVKDEKAKEEANQIESETWSFALRSAQSFRKETALNVVPQIKQLFKDFYIKEMKLESASSLSAAMDKYIDRCVELIWLMSVQDPPMEIKWVENGARSDTNYFKFYQSKGKMVKQCVWPAVFLSAQGGIVSKGAIIGMAPPKDT; translated from the exons ATGGATATCACCCAGCCCCAGGGGAGTAAGTCACCGAAACAAAGAAAGAACCAACAAGGGAAAACATCACAAAGTAGTAATCCAACGGGAATTGCAGCTGTAAAACAGCCTCGGACGTCTGCTGCTAAACCGGAGGAGCAAACTGATTGTATTCCTGATACACCACAAAGTCAACCGAGCGAATGTGCAAAAGAAGATGTGAAATCAAAGGGTAAATCAAATGATGTTAAGGAAACAACTCCGCCTGGTGAACCAAGTACTAATAAAGCTGATTCCATGGCTCCATCTACAGGATCAAGGAAACCGTCTACTGAAACAGAAGATTTAAAAGACTTCGGTAAAAGTATATTAGAAGCTCTCAACTTGCTTGGTGAGAAAGATGCTGAACAAGCCAATGAGGAGTACCAGAAGTTGATCCAACAGCAGAAACGAATCTTTGCTGAAATCTCACGCGAG GCAATCAACCACTGGGAGAAAAACAATGATTCAAAGACTAAAGAATGTCCCGATGCGTATTTACAAGAAGATTCTAATCCATTAGCAAAGTCATTGAAAGAGGtttataaaaaagataaaaacaaagCATTACAAGCAATGGCAGAACATCGAAGAATAAAATCATTGCTCGAAACTTTCGGT GTTCGAAGGAAGCATGTTACACAAGTTGATGtatcaaaacaacaaacaaatcctACAGAGCAGAAAGACACCAACCAACTTAAAGGTCACAATGGCGACGGAAATGGAAAAGAAAGCGCTACAACCGACGATAAATCCTCAACTAATGAATCCGATAAGACTAGCAATGACGGacaaaggggagataaaccACACTCCGGGATCATTACACCAGACGGATATACACTAATCAGTTGTAAAGAGCTGGAGACGATGCGGTACGAACTCCAAAACCAGAGGGAAAGCATCGAGGAACTAACTAGCAG ACTGAGTGCTATTGCTAGTAACAGACTGAAGGAAGGCAACCCTAACATTGCCGACCTGAGTGATAAAAACCGTCCGACAAAACTTGGTGAATGCTTCGCCTCATTGTACGACGATGAATGGTCAGAGGCTCTGGAGGAAATTGGGGAAAAGGACACCGACGACGACGATGAGGAGGATTTGAAATCCATTCAAAAGCTTTTAGATGTTGTGAAG CTGGCTTACAAGTTCTGTGGAGATGAGGCTACTGCACAATTACATAAAATTGCCAATGGAATGAAGGATGCTGTGAGTCTTGCTCCCAGCGTTAACAACAATACGACTCAAGACAAAAAATCGAATCCTCCgactggaaataaaacagagATCAAAACAGCCAAAACAGAACCTAAAACTGGAGCTGGTTCTCCATCTCCAAACAGAACGGCTGGTTCTCCTAACAATTCAACAAATCTACAGGCAACGGGTAAAGCTGTAAAACCGCTTAATAAAGCTGTAGATGGTAAACCAGGACAACAAGGAAAACCATCGGATGTTCAGAAAACGAAAGTATCTGGAGCCGCACCCGAGTCGACGAGATCACCCACACCCACAGGTACCAAAGATGCCGGAGTCAAG gaTGAGAAAGCGAAAGAGGAGGCAAACCAAATTGAATCTGAGACGTGGTCATTCGCTTTAAGATCCGCCCAAAGCTTCCGGAAGGAAACTGCCTTAAATGTTGTCCCACAAATCAAACAG CTTTTCAAGGACTTCTATATCAAAGAGATGAAGCTGGAATCAGCGTCGTCACTTTCTGCAGCTATGGATAAATACATCGACCGATGTGTGGAGTTAATATGGCTGATGTCTGTCCAGGACCCGCCCATGGAGATCAAATGGGTAGAAAACGGAGCAAGAAGTGACACGAACTACTTCAAGTTCTACCAATCCAAAGGCAAGATGGTAAAGCAATGTGTCTGGCCCGCCGTGTTTCTGAGCGCCCAGGGAGGCATTGTGAGCAAGGGCGCCATCATAGGTATGGCGCCTCCAAAGGATACATAG
- the LOC138328208 gene encoding uncharacterized protein — MARKGKITDLMDFLHRVENYVQTGRGHHDIITKSHCQDMKDILQSSESHSGPNKVVSTIRFVLNYVENGKVEKLTQENINKALHECRQLSSSTYTDTENKPNSHQRTAAGPQHHAMPSKVHKQSYSPQHDARSTMTYREEQGQRRADNARTRDQNEHRTMTDSTYRRNRERTREEMEAEINELRMRLSSIAGSKLKDGNPSLVDLNDPNRPTRIAEQYRELYDNEWTNALEELIKSGEKEAQAIFKLGKILQNTYDITKRLSEESTVRMTDVIKTDLENIGHTNVKQPSEPRKDISNSITAHVKAIRKENADMSIESVQNDCRQQLRMGYSSFVDKFAMKCARLTWLMNVQDPPLVLKWAKEGESFDSKYFNEFTTSGDIVVFTSWPALLIQENGAILAKGTAQPRKSK, encoded by the exons ATGGCTAGAAAAGGAAAGATTACAGATCTTATGGATTTTCTTCATAGAGTGGAGAATTATGTTCAAACTGGAAGAGGCCATCATGATATTATTACCAAATCGCATTGTCAAGACATGAAGGACATTTTACAGTCGAGTGAAAGTCATTCCGGTCCAAACAAAGTG GTTTCTACAATTAGATTTGTTCTCAATTATGTTGAGAACGGAAAAGTTGAGAAATTAACACAAGAAAACATCAATAAAGCATTGCATGAATGTAGACAGCTTTCGTCATCAACATATACAGATACTGAG AATAAACCCAATAGTCACCAACGCACTGCCGCAGGTCCACAACATCACGCAATGCCTAGCAAGGTACACAAGCAATCATACAGTCCTCAGCACGACGCAAGATCTACCATGACATATAGAGAGGAACAGGGACAGAGAAGGGCCGACAATGCACGTACCAGGGATCAAAACGAGCACAGAACAATGACCGATTCTACTTATAGAAGAAATCGAGAAAGGACAAGAGAGGAAATGGAAGCAGAAATCAACGAACTTAGAATGAG GCTAAGCAGCATTGCTGGTAGTAAGCTGAAAGACGGCAACCCTTCACTGGTTGACCTGAATGATCCTAACAGACCCACACGTATCGCCGAACAATACCGAGAATTATATGATAACGAATGGACAAACGCATTAGAGGAATTGATAAAGAGCGGTGAAAAAGAAGCACAGGCTATTTTTAAACTTGGAAAAATCCTCCAG aaCACATACGACATTACGAAACGTCTTTCTGAAGAGTCAACCGTAAGAATGACAGATGTGATCAAAACAGATTTAGAGAATATTGGACACACGAACGTTAAACAG CCTAGTGAACCCAGAAAAGATATCAGCAATTCTATCACTGCGCATGTCAAGGCGATCAGAAAAGAAAATGCAGATATGTCTATAGAATCAGTTCAG AATGACTGCAGACAACAGCTACGCATGGGCTATTCCTCGTTTGTCGATAAATTCGCAATGAAATGCGCACGACTCACCTGGTTGATGAACGTACAAGATCCACCTCTGGTTCTGAAGTGGGCAAAAGAGGGAGAAAGTTTCGATTCCAAGTATTTCAATGAGTTTACAACATCTGGGGATATTGTGGTGTTTACTTCGTGGCCTGCCTTGCTGATCCAGGAAAATGGCGCTATACTTGCCAAAGGCACGGCACAACCACGAAAAagtaaataa
- the LOC138328207 gene encoding uncharacterized protein — MATKKPLSQTSAPPSFTLEKELLTYAGDHIQALLNRNATSPHIQNAILEYKNLLFLSKELHETHPKEKCSMLNVPIRGNIPLSDKVIVEYHQKTKSSIVEIIKSEKDTTQATCIMELHNLISVKHRLEQLRAGGNAMKEPRPKMGRGNSRDDGLEQPSNPPPSDVAMDTSDKTKKKEALPIPPSLETSTIQGRPMVSMPLIEYQQLIRKLESQQRDIDEMTSRLSRFASNQVTQGNPNIADLSDKNRPTKIGEKFAELYDNEWSEAFEAFKILLKIKDEEDEPQIIEELLRVVNSAQTFCADVANEQLEHLKQDLAKSVLEVSISPAGGSKREVNQAKSDKALDSSAEKYARNFRKECALRCVPDVIDLYKRTQASHIFDWARGQYPQEIHKYIERCIELVWLMSVQDPPMYVMSADKGDKVRTDMFTYYGIKGKVVRTTVWPAVLLHRDGPIISKGYVLPQAK; from the exons ATGGCAACAAAGAAG CCACTAAGCCAAACTAGCGCACCACCTTCTTTTACACTTGAGAAGGAATTATTGACGTATGCTGGGGACCATATACAAGCTCTTCTGAACAGAAACGCAACATCGCCTCATATACAAAATGCCATTCTGGAATATAAAAATTTGCTGTTTCTTTCAAAAGAACTCCATGAAACCCATCCAAAAGAG aaatgttCAATGCTAAATGTTCCAATACGAGGAAATATACCACTCAGTGATAAAGTGATAGTAGAATATCATCAAAAGACCAAGTCATCAATTGtagaaataataaaatctgAAAAGGACACAACacaagctacatgtataatggagcTGCATAACCTTATTTCAGTGAAACACAGACTGGAACAG CTAAGGGCTGGTGGTAATGCCATGAAGGAACCAAGACCAAAAATGGGGCGTGGTAATTCTAGAGATGATGGTTTGGAACAGCCATCCAATCCTCCACCATCAGATGTGGCTATGGATACCAGTGACAAGAC TAAGAAGAAGGAAGCTCTGCCTATTCCACCGTCGTTAGAGACATCCACAATTCAGGGGCGGCCGATGGTGTCCATGCCTTTGATAGAATACCAACAGTTGATCCGGAAACTGGAGAGCCAGCAGCGTGATATTGACGAGATGACCAGCAG ATTGAGTCGATTTGCCAGTAACCAAGTGACACAAGGAAATCCCAACATCGCAGATCTCAGCGATAAGAATCGACCGACTAAAATCGGCGAGAAGTTTGCAGAGCTGTACGATAACGAATGGTCGGAAGCATTTGAAGCTTTTAAGATATTATTGAAGATAAAAGATGAAGAAGATGAGCCACAAATTATAGAAGAACTTCTAAGGGTTGTAAAC TCAGCTCAAACGTTCTGTGCAGATGTGGCAAATGAACAACTGGAACATCTAAAGCAGGACCTTGCAAAATCAGTACTAGAAGTGTCCATTTCACCGGCTGGAGGGAGTAAG AGAGAAGTTAACCAAGCGAAGAGCGATAAAGCTCTGGATTCATCCGCGGAGAAATATGCAAGAAATTTTAGGAAAGAATGTGCTCTGAGATGTGTACCAGATGTCATAGAT TTGTACAAGCGCACACAGGCCAGTCACATTTTTGATTGGGCCAGAGGACAGTATCCCCAAGAGATCCACAAGTATATAGAGCGCTGTATTGAGCTGGTATGGCTAATGAGTGTGCAGGATCCGCCCATGTACGTCATGTCGGCAGACAAAGGTGACAAAGTTAGGACAGACATGTTTACTTATTATGGTATAAAGGGCAAGGTCGTGCGAACCACAGTGTGGCCCGCAGTACTTCTACACAGGGATGGCCCCATCATCAGCAAGGGCTATGTTCTTCCTCAGGCCAAGTGA
- the LOC138328204 gene encoding myb-like protein X isoform X1 produces the protein MDITQPQGSKSPKQRKNQQGKTSQSSNPTGIAAVKQPRTSAAKPEEQTDCIPDTPQSQPSECAKEDVKSKGKSNDVKETTPPGEPSTNKADSMAPSTGSRKPSTETEDLKDFGKSILEALNLLGEKDAEQANEEYQKLIQQQKRIFAEISREAINHWEKNNDSKTKECPDAYLQEDSNPLAKSLKEVYKKDKNKALQAMAEHRRIKSLLETFGKVRRKHVTQVDVSKQQTNPTEQKDTNQLKGHNGDGNGKESATTDDKSSTNESDKTSNDGQRGDKPHSGIITPDGYTLISCKELETMRYELQNQRESIEELTSRLSAIASNRLKEGNPNIADLSDKNRPTKLGECFASLYDDEWSEALEEIGEKDTDDDDEEDLKSIQKLLDVVKLAYKFCGDEATAQLHKIANGMKDAVSLAPSVNNNTTQDKKSNPPTGNKTEIKTAKTEPKTGAGSPSPNRTAGSPNNSTNLQATGKAVKPLNKAVDGKPGQQGKPSDVQKTKVSGAAPESTRSPTPTGTKDAGVKDEKAKEEANQIESETWSFALRSAQSFRKETALNVVPQIKQLFKDFYIKEMKLESASSLSAAMDKYIDRCVELIWLMSVQDPPMEIKWVENGARSDTNYFKFYQSKGKMVKQCVWPAVFLSAQGGIVSKGAIIGMAPPKDT, from the exons ATGGATATCACCCAGCCCCAGGGGAGTAAGTCACCGAAACAAAGAAAGAACCAACAAGGGAAAACATCACAAAGTAGTAATCCAACGGGAATTGCAGCTGTAAAACAGCCTCGGACGTCTGCTGCTAAACCGGAGGAGCAAACTGATTGTATTCCTGATACACCACAAAGTCAACCGAGCGAATGTGCAAAAGAAGATGTGAAATCAAAGGGTAAATCAAATGATGTTAAGGAAACAACTCCGCCTGGTGAACCAAGTACTAATAAAGCTGATTCCATGGCTCCATCTACAGGATCAAGGAAACCGTCTACTGAAACAGAAGATTTAAAAGACTTCGGTAAAAGTATATTAGAAGCTCTCAACTTGCTTGGTGAGAAAGATGCTGAACAAGCCAATGAGGAGTACCAGAAGTTGATCCAACAGCAGAAACGAATCTTTGCTGAAATCTCACGCGAG GCAATCAACCACTGGGAGAAAAACAATGATTCAAAGACTAAAGAATGTCCCGATGCGTATTTACAAGAAGATTCTAATCCATTAGCAAAGTCATTGAAAGAGGtttataaaaaagataaaaacaaagCATTACAAGCAATGGCAGAACATCGAAGAATAAAATCATTGCTCGAAACTTTCGGT AAGGTTCGAAGGAAGCATGTTACACAAGTTGATGtatcaaaacaacaaacaaatcctACAGAGCAGAAAGACACCAACCAACTTAAAGGTCACAATGGCGACGGAAATGGAAAAGAAAGCGCTACAACCGACGATAAATCCTCAACTAATGAATCCGATAAGACTAGCAATGACGGacaaaggggagataaaccACACTCCGGGATCATTACACCAGACGGATATACACTAATCAGTTGTAAAGAGCTGGAGACGATGCGGTACGAACTCCAAAACCAGAGGGAAAGCATCGAGGAACTAACTAGCAG ACTGAGTGCTATTGCTAGTAACAGACTGAAGGAAGGCAACCCTAACATTGCCGACCTGAGTGATAAAAACCGTCCGACAAAACTTGGTGAATGCTTCGCCTCATTGTACGACGATGAATGGTCAGAGGCTCTGGAGGAAATTGGGGAAAAGGACACCGACGACGACGATGAGGAGGATTTGAAATCCATTCAAAAGCTTTTAGATGTTGTGAAG CTGGCTTACAAGTTCTGTGGAGATGAGGCTACTGCACAATTACATAAAATTGCCAATGGAATGAAGGATGCTGTGAGTCTTGCTCCCAGCGTTAACAACAATACGACTCAAGACAAAAAATCGAATCCTCCgactggaaataaaacagagATCAAAACAGCCAAAACAGAACCTAAAACTGGAGCTGGTTCTCCATCTCCAAACAGAACGGCTGGTTCTCCTAACAATTCAACAAATCTACAGGCAACGGGTAAAGCTGTAAAACCGCTTAATAAAGCTGTAGATGGTAAACCAGGACAACAAGGAAAACCATCGGATGTTCAGAAAACGAAAGTATCTGGAGCCGCACCCGAGTCGACGAGATCACCCACACCCACAGGTACCAAAGATGCCGGAGTCAAG gaTGAGAAAGCGAAAGAGGAGGCAAACCAAATTGAATCTGAGACGTGGTCATTCGCTTTAAGATCCGCCCAAAGCTTCCGGAAGGAAACTGCCTTAAATGTTGTCCCACAAATCAAACAG CTTTTCAAGGACTTCTATATCAAAGAGATGAAGCTGGAATCAGCGTCGTCACTTTCTGCAGCTATGGATAAATACATCGACCGATGTGTGGAGTTAATATGGCTGATGTCTGTCCAGGACCCGCCCATGGAGATCAAATGGGTAGAAAACGGAGCAAGAAGTGACACGAACTACTTCAAGTTCTACCAATCCAAAGGCAAGATGGTAAAGCAATGTGTCTGGCCCGCCGTGTTTCTGAGCGCCCAGGGAGGCATTGTGAGCAAGGGCGCCATCATAGGTATGGCGCCTCCAAAGGATACATAG